A genomic region of Sideroxydans sp. CL21 contains the following coding sequences:
- a CDS encoding YjfB family protein — protein MNISPAPALATSVTAGTSVLKKAIDMQAQTALILIDSISQTPAVSSANLPPNLGQNINTTA, from the coding sequence ATGAATATCAGCCCAGCACCAGCTCTAGCAACTAGTGTCACCGCCGGAACGTCAGTTCTGAAGAAGGCGATCGACATGCAGGCACAAACGGCCTTGATTCTAATTGACTCAATTTCTCAGACACCGGCGGTAAGCTCGGCAAATCTTCCTCCCAATCTAGGCCAAAACATCAATACAACCGCCTGA
- a CDS encoding tyrosine-type recombinase/integrase, producing METDIAVRHHEPWNKGKLTGQKAPLRLPDIWAIRVRLQLGEHSRDLALFNLAIDSKLRACDLMSLRVRDISHGEHIAARAIILQQKTQRPVQFEITEPTRASLVNWIKIAGLKSEDHLFPSRINGSTHLSTRQYARIVHRWVSDIGLDTTCYGTHTMRRTKPTLIYRRTKNLRAVQILLGHTRVESTVRYLGVEVDDALEMAEQTEV from the coding sequence ATGGAAACCGATATTGCTGTTCGTCATCATGAGCCATGGAACAAGGGAAAGCTGACTGGTCAGAAAGCGCCACTCAGGTTGCCGGATATCTGGGCTATTCGCGTCCGGCTGCAACTGGGTGAACATTCGCGAGATCTTGCATTATTCAATCTGGCCATCGACAGTAAGCTCCGAGCATGCGATCTGATGAGTCTTAGAGTGCGGGACATATCACATGGGGAACACATCGCCGCACGTGCCATCATCCTGCAACAGAAGACGCAACGGCCCGTTCAGTTCGAGATCACAGAGCCGACACGCGCATCCCTGGTGAATTGGATCAAGATCGCTGGTTTGAAGTCAGAAGATCATCTCTTCCCCAGCCGGATAAATGGCTCCACTCATCTATCGACTCGCCAGTACGCAAGAATTGTACATAGATGGGTCAGCGATATTGGCCTGGATACGACGTGCTATGGCACGCATACGATGCGTAGAACCAAGCCTACGTTGATTTATCGCCGAACCAAGAATCTCAGAGCAGTGCAGATATTGCTTGGCCATACCAGAGTGGAGAGTACGGTTCGCTATCTTGGGGTCGAAGTTGATGATGCGCTGGAGATGGCTGAACAGACCGAGGTGTAG
- a CDS encoding HU family DNA-binding protein produces the protein MTRSELLTQLALKHPQLTASDVELAVRQLLDGIAMTLQNKGRVEIRGFGCFVINHRLPRTGRNPKTGVTVKVTAKDVPHFKAGIATRSRVQKLFLLQMKKPSVSPDESRGLNKERP, from the coding sequence ATGACACGATCAGAACTACTTACACAGCTTGCGCTCAAGCATCCGCAACTAACCGCCTCGGACGTCGAATTGGCGGTCAGACAATTACTCGATGGCATTGCCATGACACTTCAAAACAAAGGCCGGGTCGAGATTCGTGGTTTTGGCTGCTTTGTTATAAACCATCGGCTACCACGCACAGGTCGCAATCCAAAGACTGGCGTAACTGTCAAAGTAACCGCCAAGGATGTGCCGCATTTCAAAGCCGGCATTGCGACACGAAGTCGCGTACAGAAGTTGTTTCTGCTTCAAATGAAGAAACCATCCGTGTCACCGGATGAATCTAGGGGTCTGAATAAAGAGCGGCCCTGA